GATCCAGGATTTTCCCGGCGTCAGCGCGCCCTACGACGTGCCGCGCAATCCCGACCTCGTGCTCGAAACCGACCGCCTGCCGGTCGACGCCTGCGTCGAAAAGATCGTCGCGCTCCTCGTCAAGCGCGGGGCGATTACCGCTTAGTAACAAGCCGCAATCGCGTGCTCGCTTGCGAAGTGCCGCAGCGCGGCGCTGAAGTCCTTACGAAAGTCGTGAGGGCCTGTGCGCAGGTATTTCTTGTCGCTTCCGCGTCGCCGTCGGCGGCGTTACAATTGGCGACAAAGCCCAGGCGAATACAGAATGTTACGGCAACTCGCGAAGCATAGCCACGAAGATTACATCCCCACCGGGCTGCCGTCGCTGGCCAATGCCCAGACCGCATTGCCCGCGATCGCGAAGAACGCCGGCCTGATCGCAGAAATTGAGAACGCGGTACGGCGGGTTCCAACAACGCACGACATCGTCGTCGGCGACGCCCGCGAAATGAGCTTGAATCCTGAATCAGTCCAGCTTGTTCTAACGTCGCCCCCTTACTGGACTCTGAAGGATTATCGTGACACCGAAGGGCAATTAGGCCACTTTGCTGACTACGAAGGCTTTCTGGTTGAATTGGATAAAGTCTGGCATCAATGCTTTCGGGCTCTGGTTCCTGGCGGCCGGTTAATCTGCGTGGTCGGCGATGTGTGCCTATCCCGGCGCAAGAACGAGGGCCGCCACACGGTCATCCCCCTGCACGCCTCGATTCAGGAGCACTGTCGCCACATTGGATACGACAACCTGGCTCCGATCATTTGGCACAAAATTGCCAATGCCGTTTATGAAGTGGCCGGCAATGGTTCAGCGTTTTTGGGCAAGCCCTACGAACCGAACGCGGTCATCAAAAACGACCTGGAATACATTTTGATGGAGCGAAAGCCCGGGGGTTATCGAAGTCCGTCCTTGGCAACTCGCATTTTGAGCGTGATCGGGGACGCAAACCACAAGGAATGGTTCCAGCAGATCTGGACGGGTGTTACAGGAGCGTCAACCCGCAACCATCCCGCACCTTATCCTCTTGCACTTGCGGAACGGCTGATCCGCATGTTTAGCTTCGTCGGTGACACAGTCTTGGATCCGTTTTTGGGTACGGGTACCACGACTGTCGCCGCGATGCGCCATGGACGCAACAGCGTTGGGTATGAAATCGACGCTACGTATGCGAAGGCCGCATGGCGCCGCATCGTCGAAACAAAAGGCCTTGATATGGCCGCGGAAGTCGAGTGGCATGGCCCATAAAGGCATCGAGAAGCGGGTCGCGGACGCGATTAAGCTTTTCTGGCTTACCCGAGATAAGCAGAGCGAGCGTCAAGGCACGAAGTCCGGGCAGAAGGACGCGGGCCTGCGTGCTGCCGTAACTGGCGGCAAGCACCTGGATGGATTCACGGACATTTGCCGCGATCTATTCATTAAAGCGGGTCTTCCGGAGGCCCACATCTATTGGCGGGCACGGAAAGAGCTGCCCGGTTACTACCGCGCGGAGAAAAATTGGGACCTGATTGTTGTCGCCGATGGCTCTTTGCTGGCCGTTGTCGAATTCAAGGCCCAAGTTGGACCCTCGTTCGGCAACAACATGAACAACCGAGTCGAGGAGGCCCTCGGAAATGCAAGCGACCTTTGGGCCGCTTATCGTGAGGGAGCCTTTAAACCATCGGCACGTCCTTGGCTGGGCTACGTTTTTCTCTTGGAGGATTGCCCGAAGTCGAACGCGCCGGTCAGCGTCAAAGAGCCGCATTTCAACGTGTTC
The genomic region above belongs to Pirellulales bacterium and contains:
- a CDS encoding PaeR7I family type II restriction endonuclease, translated to MAHKGIEKRVADAIKLFWLTRDKQSERQGTKSGQKDAGLRAAVTGGKHLDGFTDICRDLFIKAGLPEAHIYWRARKELPGYYRAEKNWDLIVVADGSLLAVVEFKAQVGPSFGNNMNNRVEEALGNASDLWAAYREGAFKPSARPWLGYVFLLEDCPKSNAPVSVKEPHFNVFAEFRDASYAKRYEIFLTRLLRERLYDGACLLLTPRRGGERGKFTSPSKELSFANFAAGLSAHAIAYAETH
- a CDS encoding site-specific DNA-methyltransferase; its protein translation is MLRQLAKHSHEDYIPTGLPSLANAQTALPAIAKNAGLIAEIENAVRRVPTTHDIVVGDAREMSLNPESVQLVLTSPPYWTLKDYRDTEGQLGHFADYEGFLVELDKVWHQCFRALVPGGRLICVVGDVCLSRRKNEGRHTVIPLHASIQEHCRHIGYDNLAPIIWHKIANAVYEVAGNGSAFLGKPYEPNAVIKNDLEYILMERKPGGYRSPSLATRILSVIGDANHKEWFQQIWTGVTGASTRNHPAPYPLALAERLIRMFSFVGDTVLDPFLGTGTTTVAAMRHGRNSVGYEIDATYAKAAWRRIVETKGLDMAAEVEWHGP